In Spirosoma aureum, a single genomic region encodes these proteins:
- a CDS encoding AAA family ATPase, whose protein sequence is MESTDLTHYKTLVARLPQLRNEIGKVIIGQQEVISEVLIALLAGGHCLLEGVPGLAKTLMVKTMSDALAMRFKRIQFTPDLMPGDIVGTEILEEDHETGKKSFQFNKGPIFANVVLADEINRTPPKTQAAMLEAMQEYKVTYGGSDYALPRPFLIIATQNPIEQAGTYPLPEAQLDRFLLYIKLSYPSEQEELVVLKSTTGTQKPVLQTILSDEDILNLQSLTRQVHISEELIEYINRIVRASRPKDSPSAFVKQWCEWGAGPRAGQALVLCAKARAVLSERFSVIPDDIQTLAYPVLRHRIALNFRADAEGITTDRVIKELLTTVK, encoded by the coding sequence TTGGAATCAACAGACTTAACCCACTACAAAACGCTCGTGGCCCGCTTGCCACAGCTACGAAACGAAATCGGTAAAGTGATCATTGGTCAACAGGAAGTCATCAGCGAAGTGCTGATCGCACTTTTGGCGGGTGGACACTGCCTGCTGGAAGGTGTGCCTGGGCTTGCTAAAACGCTGATGGTGAAAACAATGTCCGATGCGCTGGCCATGCGCTTCAAGCGTATTCAGTTTACGCCCGATCTCATGCCCGGTGATATTGTCGGTACCGAAATTCTGGAAGAAGACCACGAAACGGGAAAGAAATCCTTCCAGTTTAACAAAGGGCCGATATTTGCCAATGTGGTACTGGCCGATGAGATCAACCGGACGCCACCTAAAACGCAGGCAGCTATGCTGGAAGCGATGCAGGAGTATAAGGTCACGTACGGCGGTAGCGATTATGCGTTGCCCCGCCCTTTTCTCATCATTGCGACCCAGAACCCCATCGAACAGGCCGGGACCTATCCCTTACCGGAAGCACAGCTCGACCGTTTTCTGCTCTATATTAAACTGAGTTATCCGTCGGAACAGGAGGAACTGGTTGTGTTGAAAAGCACGACGGGTACCCAAAAGCCAGTGCTGCAAACGATCCTTTCCGACGAAGATATTCTGAATTTGCAGAGCCTTACCCGACAGGTACACATCAGCGAAGAACTGATCGAGTACATAAATCGGATCGTACGGGCGTCGCGCCCAAAGGATAGCCCATCGGCTTTTGTGAAGCAATGGTGCGAATGGGGCGCGGGTCCACGGGCCGGGCAGGCACTGGTCTTGTGCGCAAAAGCCAGAGCTGTTCTCAGTGAGCGATTCTCCGTTATTCCCGACGATATTCAAACGCTGGCTTATCCTGTATTGCGCCACCGGATTGCCCTGAATTTCCGCGCCGATGCGGAAGGAATTACGACGGATCGGGTGATTAAAGAATTGCTGACTACTGTTAAATAG
- a CDS encoding 4a-hydroxytetrahydrobiopterin dehydratase yields MWQEQDNQLTRDFTFADFSEAFAFMTRVALIAEKMDHHPWWSNVYNQVTIKLSTHDAGNTVTEKDQKLASAIDKLIVGEVW; encoded by the coding sequence ATGTGGCAGGAACAGGATAATCAACTTACGCGCGATTTCACCTTCGCCGACTTTTCGGAAGCCTTTGCCTTCATGACCCGTGTGGCGCTCATTGCCGAAAAAATGGATCATCATCCGTGGTGGTCGAACGTCTATAATCAGGTGACGATTAAACTCTCTACTCACGACGCGGGTAACACAGTGACGGAGAAAGATCAAAAGCTGGCTTCGGCAATTGATAAACTGATTGTTGGCGAAGTGTGGTAA
- a CDS encoding family 43 glycosylhydrolase, with amino-acid sequence MFRRSTNPTSNWLPQPRSYLFFLLAFVSVSGVWAQLSGQKLVADQTAYYPRVIRLQTDNHTPKRLLASFDRGNTGSFYESLDDGETWSTSPVGTVTETTPPRTCCSGFYEVPTPLSSTEAGTLFWATSVGTDQKPRTDCSIRLYKSTDKARTWSYFSTIVSGKAGLWEPEFTIDQQGRLLCYYSSEEYKDQGFNQLIAHKTSTDGGQTWTTEVTDVAMTGGVLRPGMPIIRRLVERSYVMSYELCGAGCDAYVKFSKDGYQWGSASEKGTRIESTNGNHFAHAPTISWAPDGSQTGKLLAIGQVLHRNSDNSTPPTNGKVYMVNSNRGLGAWTEMVAPVWSPNQGTDPCPNYSSQLLVSADGKNVLEIALAKNTSGRCRPYVNTIPINSPVTENILTNTSDTPAQTFTNPLLPDGADPWVIFNDGYYYYTNTTGQNLTLWRTKDFTNLDQTEKKVVWTPPASGPNSRDIWAPELHRLNGKWYLYYTATDKAKPGDLNRYVFVLENESANPLEGNWTDKGRVNTNYTGLDGSVFEHKGKVYFLYSGYVGPQSNLFIADMINPWTISTKQVELTRPTYAWEKYDGREICEGPQFLRGKNGRLHIIYSASACWDDNYSLGMLTSNDTSDLLDPASWKKSATPVFSKSVENRVFGPGHNCFTKSPNGQEDWIIYHAKDMANGECKNRTPRAQPFSWKPDGSPDFGIPVASGKEVSKPN; translated from the coding sequence ATGTTTCGTAGAAGTACCAACCCAACTTCGAACTGGCTTCCTCAGCCTCGCTCCTACCTTTTTTTCTTGCTGGCATTCGTGAGTGTATCAGGCGTTTGGGCACAGCTGTCCGGCCAGAAATTAGTGGCCGATCAAACCGCTTACTATCCGCGCGTTATACGGCTCCAGACAGATAATCACACGCCCAAACGGCTCCTTGCCAGTTTTGACCGGGGCAATACCGGTTCTTTTTACGAAAGTCTGGACGACGGAGAAACCTGGAGTACCAGCCCGGTTGGAACGGTCACCGAAACCACTCCACCCCGTACCTGCTGTAGCGGATTTTATGAAGTGCCAACGCCATTGAGTTCAACCGAAGCGGGCACACTTTTCTGGGCAACTTCCGTTGGTACCGACCAGAAACCGCGCACAGATTGCTCGATTCGCTTGTATAAAAGCACCGATAAAGCCCGAACATGGTCTTATTTTTCAACAATTGTGAGTGGTAAAGCCGGGCTTTGGGAACCCGAGTTTACGATCGACCAACAAGGGCGTCTCTTGTGTTATTACTCAAGCGAAGAGTATAAAGACCAGGGCTTTAACCAGCTTATTGCGCACAAAACGTCTACTGATGGCGGCCAAACCTGGACCACCGAAGTTACTGACGTAGCCATGACGGGTGGGGTGCTGCGGCCGGGTATGCCGATCATCCGCAGACTAGTTGAACGTAGTTATGTAATGTCCTATGAGTTGTGTGGCGCAGGCTGTGATGCGTATGTGAAATTTTCCAAAGACGGCTACCAATGGGGTTCAGCGTCGGAAAAAGGTACTCGTATCGAATCCACAAATGGGAATCATTTTGCCCACGCTCCTACAATCAGCTGGGCACCAGATGGTTCACAGACGGGCAAACTGCTGGCAATTGGTCAGGTCCTCCACCGAAATAGTGATAACTCCACACCGCCAACCAATGGTAAAGTGTACATGGTCAACAGCAACAGGGGATTAGGCGCCTGGACGGAGATGGTAGCACCCGTTTGGTCGCCCAATCAGGGGACTGATCCCTGTCCGAACTACAGTTCTCAATTGCTTGTTTCGGCAGATGGTAAAAACGTGCTGGAGATCGCTCTGGCCAAAAATACATCCGGACGTTGCCGCCCTTATGTCAATACGATTCCGATCAACAGTCCAGTTACCGAAAACATACTGACGAATACTTCCGATACGCCTGCCCAGACATTCACCAATCCGTTACTCCCAGATGGGGCCGATCCGTGGGTTATTTTTAACGATGGCTATTACTATTACACCAATACGACCGGCCAAAATCTCACCCTTTGGCGCACGAAAGACTTCACAAATTTAGATCAGACGGAGAAAAAGGTGGTTTGGACGCCACCTGCTTCCGGGCCTAATTCACGCGACATTTGGGCTCCCGAACTGCATCGGCTGAACGGGAAATGGTATTTGTATTATACCGCAACGGACAAAGCTAAACCCGGAGACCTAAATCGGTATGTTTTTGTGCTTGAAAACGAGTCAGCGAACCCCTTGGAAGGAAACTGGACAGACAAGGGACGGGTGAACACAAACTACACGGGCCTGGATGGGTCGGTTTTTGAACACAAGGGGAAAGTCTATTTTCTGTATTCCGGTTACGTAGGCCCACAAAGCAACCTGTTCATTGCCGACATGATAAACCCCTGGACCATAAGCACGAAGCAGGTAGAACTTACGCGCCCGACCTATGCATGGGAAAAATACGACGGGCGTGAAATCTGTGAAGGGCCTCAGTTTCTGCGAGGGAAAAACGGCAGGCTTCATATCATTTATTCGGCCAGTGCCTGCTGGGATGACAATTATTCGCTGGGGATGCTGACAAGTAATGACACCAGTGATTTACTCGATCCGGCTTCCTGGAAAAAGTCGGCGACTCCTGTTTTTTCAAAATCAGTCGAAAATCGGGTTTTCGGGCCGGGACATAACTGCTTTACGAAATCACCGAATGGGCAGGAGGACTGGATTATCTACCATGCAAAAGATATGGCCAATGGCGAATGCAAAAACCGAACACCACGCGCTCAGCCGTTCTCCTGGAAACCCGATGGAAGTCCCGATTTCGGTATTCCAGTAGCCAGTGGAAAGGAAGTTTCCAAACCAAACTAG
- a CDS encoding glycosyltransferase family 39 protein: protein MSLPLAVVVCTQFLIGFGIVTRLRVLTNGLSLLGLSMLVGLGVSSITPFVVQFAQLPIAPLPILSILVVLALGSLWLLRGQWTYLSAIFEWKRVSIRLYELPFLGFWTYLLVISAWKCAWFPNTPFDTIVGPDLVATFAVRERTLVSSVFTEHLPLVSVFSNQPFYAPFTAMQQIIYRLAAQDSGLFMFGKLWLTSLVISFGLFLYAELRERIHPILAGILVTMLACTPELFAYTFLVQTDWANAAFVASGVILLQRYLESNRWNMLITSGLLLEFACWTRSETIFFVPIGSVVVLLTEWKSNRLRAVGWAAMFSLLCLIPVLFWNYGFLRGYVALPAHVNVGQIHGISENYFDELSAVFAGMNKRVVFHAAYWNYAVPVFLVTTCLNLVLFRDRHGLVVLAWITGVYLIFGFIIQHVDGANIAYTFRRGFFKLLFLMYFYLGTTTLLRWMSVWLYRWEARTNSTTAGIEQTS from the coding sequence ATGAGTTTACCGCTGGCTGTTGTTGTCTGTACTCAATTTCTGATCGGATTCGGAATCGTTACCCGCCTGAGAGTCCTTACCAATGGCTTGAGTCTGCTGGGATTATCAATGCTGGTAGGTCTGGGTGTAAGTTCAATAACTCCGTTTGTGGTGCAGTTTGCTCAATTGCCAATTGCACCTTTGCCCATTCTGAGCATTCTGGTTGTTTTGGCACTTGGGTCATTATGGCTCCTTCGTGGTCAATGGACTTATCTAAGTGCCATTTTTGAATGGAAACGGGTATCGATCCGACTCTATGAACTTCCGTTTCTCGGCTTCTGGACTTATTTACTGGTCATAAGTGCCTGGAAATGTGCCTGGTTTCCGAACACCCCATTCGATACCATTGTTGGGCCTGATCTGGTCGCAACGTTTGCTGTTCGGGAGCGAACCCTGGTCTCCTCTGTGTTTACAGAACATTTGCCGTTGGTATCTGTATTCAGCAACCAGCCCTTTTATGCGCCATTTACGGCCATGCAGCAAATTATTTATCGGTTGGCGGCTCAGGATTCCGGTCTGTTTATGTTCGGGAAACTATGGCTTACTAGTCTGGTTATCAGCTTCGGCCTGTTTCTGTATGCCGAACTGAGAGAACGCATTCACCCAATTCTGGCCGGAATACTGGTAACGATGCTAGCCTGTACGCCCGAACTTTTTGCGTATACGTTTCTGGTGCAGACCGATTGGGCCAATGCTGCTTTTGTTGCGTCGGGCGTTATTTTACTTCAGCGGTATCTTGAATCGAATCGGTGGAATATGTTGATCACCAGTGGATTATTGCTGGAATTTGCCTGCTGGACACGGAGTGAAACGATTTTCTTTGTACCAATTGGATCAGTGGTCGTACTCCTGACGGAATGGAAAAGTAACCGGTTGAGAGCGGTTGGCTGGGCCGCAATGTTCTCCTTGCTATGCCTGATTCCGGTTCTTTTCTGGAATTATGGATTCCTGCGCGGGTATGTAGCGCTGCCAGCCCATGTCAACGTGGGCCAGATTCATGGCATAAGTGAAAACTATTTCGACGAACTGAGCGCTGTGTTTGCGGGCATGAACAAGCGGGTTGTTTTCCACGCTGCCTACTGGAATTATGCTGTTCCAGTCTTTTTGGTAACCACCTGTTTGAACCTTGTCCTTTTTCGGGACAGGCATGGACTGGTGGTATTGGCCTGGATAACTGGCGTTTATCTGATTTTTGGGTTCATCATACAACACGTAGACGGTGCCAACATTGCCTATACCTTCAGGCGTGGCTTTTTTAAACTGCTTTTCCTGATGTATTTCTATCTGGGCACAACGACTTTATTGCGCTGGATGTCCGTATGGCTCTACCGATGGGAAGCGCGAACTAACAGCACGACTGCTGGAATAGAGCAAACATCCTGA
- a CDS encoding BatA domain-containing protein codes for MAFLEPFLLWGALAVVIPVIIHFWHQKKGKPLAWAATQWLVEKNQQQQRGLKLDNILLLILRCLLLILLAVLLSQPVLNSLKSKADSQPIHLVQPNALVSTNFRFELEEASKRGEKLYWINQTAEPIDKLTELPERKAVTPLLIQAAIDKLRRENTELHLYLLNNESIATVPSIYVPSQFQLHTLVDSTRPPRAYLVTKGSQKLFVGHEGKLTNSAVFEPALKFQQAPVHSGQLRVLLDYRSQREEQTVEAALKALTEVYGLDFLIDHNQTGTTPYEWVLTDRISANPSPQTLYIVSGKSGYPMAPNICYTGNALTAQTDERVANGQLPEWLGEQLIQHYGLQVSSLPLSQQELKSLFAVANRTDRKPQTLVHNVIVLLFVVLLIGERWMALTKNA; via the coding sequence ATGGCATTCTTAGAACCGTTTTTGTTGTGGGGTGCGCTGGCGGTAGTAATTCCGGTCATCATCCATTTCTGGCACCAGAAAAAAGGGAAACCGCTGGCTTGGGCAGCTACCCAATGGCTCGTTGAAAAAAACCAGCAACAACAGCGTGGTCTGAAACTGGACAATATTCTGCTGCTGATTCTTCGGTGTCTGTTATTGATCTTGCTGGCTGTTCTCCTGAGTCAGCCCGTATTGAACAGTCTGAAAAGTAAGGCCGATAGCCAGCCGATTCATCTGGTGCAGCCAAATGCGTTAGTGAGTACTAATTTTCGGTTTGAGCTGGAAGAGGCCAGTAAACGGGGAGAGAAGCTATACTGGATAAATCAAACCGCCGAGCCAATCGACAAATTGACTGAATTGCCTGAACGGAAAGCAGTTACGCCGTTATTGATTCAGGCAGCCATTGATAAACTACGTCGGGAAAATACCGAGCTACACCTGTATTTACTGAACAATGAATCCATAGCAACCGTCCCGTCGATTTATGTGCCATCCCAGTTTCAGTTGCATACGCTTGTCGATTCAACCCGGCCACCGCGTGCTTATCTGGTGACAAAAGGCAGCCAGAAACTGTTTGTGGGTCATGAAGGAAAGCTAACAAATAGCGCCGTGTTCGAACCAGCGCTGAAGTTTCAGCAGGCACCGGTTCATAGTGGCCAGTTGCGTGTATTACTCGATTATCGAAGCCAGCGCGAAGAGCAGACCGTTGAAGCGGCTCTCAAGGCACTGACTGAGGTATATGGCCTTGATTTTCTGATTGACCATAACCAGACGGGCACTACGCCCTATGAATGGGTGCTGACAGATCGGATTAGTGCGAATCCTTCGCCCCAGACGTTATACATCGTTTCGGGTAAATCGGGCTATCCGATGGCTCCCAATATTTGTTATACGGGGAATGCATTGACAGCGCAAACCGATGAACGGGTCGCTAATGGGCAACTGCCCGAATGGTTAGGTGAGCAATTGATTCAGCATTACGGATTGCAGGTCAGTTCGTTACCGTTGAGTCAGCAAGAGTTGAAGTCGTTGTTTGCCGTGGCAAACCGGACCGACCGGAAACCACAGACATTGGTTCATAACGTAATCGTACTGCTTTTTGTCGTTCTACTGATTGGAGAACGATGGATGGCGCTAACAAAGAACGCATGA
- a CDS encoding DUF4159 domain-containing protein translates to MKPFIFTRIQYTSGDWDTDQRMPSNILHSLVEYTTIPVDQKEKVVQLSSPDLFRSPFCYMSGHKLVEFSAQERDHFKRYVQNGGFVFVDDCNHDIDALFARSFEQEMARTFGPKALQKIPNNHPLYTCFFKFDEGPPTTSFELNGWGDDLVHDYLKAIMINGRIGVLYSNKDYGCEWDYDFRNKRFLAEDNTKFGVNIITYALTA, encoded by the coding sequence TTGAAACCATTTATTTTCACCCGAATCCAATATACGTCCGGCGACTGGGATACCGATCAGAGAATGCCGTCCAATATACTGCACTCACTGGTGGAGTACACGACTATTCCGGTTGATCAGAAAGAGAAAGTGGTGCAATTGAGCAGTCCTGACCTGTTCAGGAGTCCATTCTGTTACATGAGCGGTCATAAACTGGTCGAGTTTTCCGCCCAGGAGCGCGATCATTTCAAACGCTATGTTCAAAATGGCGGCTTCGTATTTGTAGACGACTGCAATCACGACATCGATGCGCTGTTTGCCCGATCGTTCGAGCAGGAAATGGCCCGTACGTTCGGGCCGAAGGCATTACAGAAGATCCCGAACAACCATCCGCTGTACACCTGTTTTTTTAAGTTTGACGAAGGGCCTCCGACAACCTCATTCGAACTGAACGGCTGGGGGGATGATCTGGTGCATGATTACCTCAAAGCCATTATGATCAACGGTCGCATTGGTGTTCTCTACAGCAACAAAGATTATGGTTGCGAATGGGATTACGATTTTCGTAACAAGCGTTTTCTGGCCGAGGATAACACGAAATTTGGCGTAAACATCATTACGTACGCGTTGACTGCCTGA
- a CDS encoding TldD/PmbA family protein encodes MATILTEAEAKALLTKVLSYSKADECEVNILGEERGNLRYARNEVSTSGSLTNQNLQVQSAFGKKVGVATIDEFDDASLEKVVRRAEELARLAPENPEHVGVLSPQQYLKSNGYVDATANITPDIRAEAVAKSLQLARDQKLTAAGFLQDNHGYRAMMNSKGLFAYYPSSNVNFSLTVRTDDGKGSGYVARGYNDFTKLDTVAATRIAIQKAQGSAEARAIEPGKYTVILEPTAAVVLLENIYFNLDARSADEGRSYFSKTGGKSRLGDKIVDERVTIYTDPTNAELPSSPWSGDGRPQEKTMWIEKGVVKNLTYSRYWAQKTGKKAVPNPTNVIMLGGNASLEEMIRTTQRGILVTKLWYIREVDPQTILLTGLTRDGTFYIEDGKIKYPVKNFRFNESPIIMLNNLESLGKPERVVSTETDQNYLVPPMKIREFTFTSLSDAV; translated from the coding sequence ATGGCAACCATACTCACCGAAGCAGAAGCGAAAGCGCTGCTGACAAAAGTTTTAAGTTATTCGAAAGCAGACGAGTGTGAGGTCAATATTCTCGGTGAAGAACGGGGAAATCTTCGCTATGCTCGTAATGAAGTCTCTACGAGCGGTTCATTGACCAATCAGAATTTACAGGTCCAGTCGGCATTTGGTAAAAAAGTAGGCGTTGCTACGATTGATGAATTTGATGATGCATCGCTGGAAAAAGTGGTACGAAGGGCGGAGGAACTGGCTCGGCTGGCTCCCGAAAACCCTGAACACGTTGGTGTGCTCAGTCCTCAGCAATACCTGAAATCCAACGGTTATGTTGATGCTACAGCTAACATAACACCCGACATCCGGGCGGAGGCTGTTGCTAAAAGCTTGCAATTGGCGCGCGACCAAAAGCTGACAGCGGCTGGTTTTTTGCAGGATAATCATGGTTACAGGGCTATGATGAACTCCAAAGGATTGTTTGCCTATTACCCCAGCTCAAACGTTAATTTCTCCCTGACCGTCCGTACCGACGATGGGAAAGGGTCGGGTTATGTGGCTCGGGGTTACAATGATTTTACAAAGCTGGATACCGTTGCGGCAACGCGGATTGCGATCCAGAAAGCACAGGGTTCTGCCGAAGCACGGGCGATTGAGCCGGGCAAATACACGGTCATTCTGGAACCGACAGCTGCCGTCGTACTGCTCGAAAACATCTATTTTAATCTGGATGCCCGGAGTGCCGATGAGGGTCGGTCTTACTTCAGTAAAACAGGCGGAAAATCACGGCTGGGGGATAAAATTGTTGATGAGCGAGTAACCATCTATACCGACCCGACAAATGCGGAGCTTCCTTCGTCGCCCTGGTCGGGTGATGGTCGTCCGCAGGAAAAAACGATGTGGATTGAGAAGGGGGTTGTCAAAAATCTGACCTATTCCCGGTATTGGGCACAGAAGACGGGTAAAAAAGCAGTACCTAACCCAACAAACGTAATCATGCTGGGGGGTAACGCGTCGCTGGAGGAAATGATCAGGACGACCCAGCGCGGTATTCTGGTAACCAAACTCTGGTATATCCGCGAAGTTGATCCGCAAACCATTCTCCTGACGGGCCTTACCCGCGACGGGACGTTTTATATCGAAGACGGCAAGATCAAGTATCCCGTCAAGAACTTCCGCTTCAATGAAAGCCCCATCATAATGCTCAATAACCTGGAGTCGCTGGGCAAGCCGGAACGGGTAGTCAGCACGGAAACCGATCAGAATTATCTGGTACCGCCGATGAAAATTCGGGAATTTACCTTCACGAGTTTGTCTGATGCAGTGTAG
- a CDS encoding RagB/SusD family nutrient uptake outer membrane protein: MNTKTLALTAMLTGGILFSCSESKLLDQVNPNQASTATFWKTSDDAVKGINAAYSGMQDRRFSLWIRFLTDLSSDEGYSQSPWTDLGNLSKFIVTDYNIPMNIESFQAAYQGIYRCNQVLENVPAIKMDATLQKRILAEAKVIRAYWYYNMANIWGNVPLVLASQTLGDRPKQSTQAEVFAQVIKDCQEATTDLPESYTGPDVGRLHKYSAVALIGKAYMQQRKWTEAAASLKQIIDQTPTRFDLVADFKDNFTTLLENNKESLFEIQYYDENESKVGGAVNYDVAGGSESSEHAQFFGLRNINGFSKGGWCDGQPTKWLLNEFMKEKDKAGKVDYRLDYTMFYGGSSLKSHGFSYADLTKLAAGSDYLPERDRFWIKYTNYYQATDSYFSGINDRVIRLADVYLLYAEALNELGKPADGIPFANKVRARVNMLALPLTMTQADFRIQLRHDRVVELAGETQRFWDLKRYGILGPELAGPDAGKKPANESDFDTDFTTFQKGKSELYPLPLYETDANPNLKQNPGW; this comes from the coding sequence ATGAATACGAAAACACTGGCGCTGACAGCGATGCTTACGGGTGGAATCCTGTTCAGTTGCAGCGAGAGCAAACTGCTCGACCAGGTCAATCCCAACCAGGCATCAACGGCAACCTTCTGGAAAACGTCCGACGATGCCGTCAAGGGCATCAATGCGGCTTATAGCGGCATGCAGGATCGTCGATTTTCGCTCTGGATTCGCTTCCTGACCGATCTTAGCTCCGATGAAGGATACAGTCAAAGCCCCTGGACAGATCTGGGCAATCTGAGTAAGTTCATCGTAACAGACTATAATATTCCGATGAATATCGAATCGTTTCAGGCGGCTTATCAGGGAATTTACCGCTGCAATCAGGTATTGGAGAACGTTCCAGCCATTAAAATGGACGCTACTCTGCAAAAACGAATTCTTGCTGAAGCCAAAGTAATTCGGGCTTATTGGTACTATAACATGGCCAACATCTGGGGTAATGTGCCGCTGGTGTTAGCCTCTCAAACACTGGGAGATCGACCCAAACAGTCAACGCAGGCGGAGGTTTTTGCACAGGTAATTAAGGATTGTCAGGAAGCAACTACCGATTTACCCGAAAGTTATACGGGTCCGGATGTTGGTCGGCTTCACAAGTATAGCGCGGTGGCGTTGATTGGCAAGGCGTATATGCAGCAACGCAAATGGACCGAAGCCGCTGCGTCTCTCAAGCAGATCATTGACCAGACCCCTACCCGTTTTGACCTGGTCGCCGATTTTAAGGACAACTTCACAACACTGCTTGAAAACAACAAAGAGTCGTTGTTCGAGATCCAGTATTACGACGAAAATGAAAGCAAAGTAGGTGGTGCCGTCAACTACGACGTAGCTGGTGGCTCTGAATCCTCCGAACACGCCCAGTTTTTCGGCCTTCGTAATATCAACGGTTTCAGCAAAGGTGGCTGGTGCGATGGGCAGCCTACGAAGTGGCTCCTGAATGAGTTTATGAAAGAAAAAGACAAGGCCGGAAAGGTCGACTACCGGCTCGATTATACCATGTTCTACGGCGGCAGTTCCCTTAAATCACATGGTTTTTCGTATGCCGATCTAACCAAATTAGCGGCTGGCAGCGATTATTTGCCCGAGCGGGATCGTTTCTGGATTAAATACACCAATTATTACCAGGCTACCGACAGCTATTTTTCGGGGATAAACGACCGGGTAATTCGTCTGGCCGATGTTTATTTACTGTATGCAGAAGCACTCAACGAATTGGGTAAACCCGCCGATGGTATTCCATTTGCCAACAAAGTACGGGCTCGGGTAAACATGCTGGCACTGCCCCTGACGATGACCCAGGCTGATTTTCGGATACAGCTTCGCCATGATCGCGTAGTTGAACTGGCTGGTGAAACCCAACGATTCTGGGATTTGAAACGCTACGGTATTCTCGGTCCTGAACTGGCCGGACCTGATGCGGGTAAAAAACCGGCCAATGAATCGGATTTCGATACTGACTTTACCACATTTCAGAAAGGGAAGAGCGAGTTATATCCCTTGCCACTTTATGAAACAGATGCAAACCCTAACCTGAAACAAAATCCGGGTTGGTAA
- a CDS encoding DUF58 domain-containing protein, with product MPQLTSDLIRLNNLQLASKLVSDEMMLGIQTSRRSGVGTEFEQYRHYEPGDDPKRIDWKLFARSGHYLVRESATESNQQIRLLLDLSGSMNYAEAGVSRLQYAQILLASLAYLGYRQNDQLSLYGLQNGAVQALVPTGKQAFLKIVGTLETSEAAGQWTIKQPSFPDFSRKQAEMLVLVSDFLQVGDEWIKLIQSIAAPRREIVIFQILGDQELDFNLSGFYRFQDLETGKEIELQADAVRDTVRQAAADYLAKLDDALRIPHVRLIRVRLSDPIGRVLSAFLTGKNL from the coding sequence ATGCCCCAACTAACGTCCGATCTGATTCGATTAAATAATCTCCAACTGGCGAGCAAACTTGTCAGTGATGAAATGATGCTGGGTATTCAAACCAGCCGTCGGTCGGGTGTCGGAACCGAATTTGAGCAGTATCGTCACTACGAGCCGGGCGATGATCCGAAGCGAATCGACTGGAAACTGTTTGCCAGAAGCGGTCATTATCTGGTGCGGGAATCGGCAACGGAGAGCAACCAGCAAATTCGACTATTGCTGGATTTGTCGGGGTCGATGAACTATGCTGAAGCCGGGGTAAGCCGGTTGCAATATGCCCAGATTCTGCTGGCCTCGCTGGCCTATCTGGGCTACAGGCAGAACGATCAACTGAGTTTGTACGGGCTGCAAAATGGTGCCGTTCAGGCATTGGTACCAACCGGAAAACAGGCATTCCTGAAAATTGTAGGAACACTGGAAACATCGGAGGCAGCCGGGCAATGGACCATAAAACAACCTTCGTTTCCGGACTTTAGCCGGAAACAGGCCGAAATGCTGGTTCTGGTGTCCGACTTTTTACAGGTTGGCGATGAGTGGATTAAACTCATCCAGAGTATAGCGGCCCCGCGTCGGGAGATCGTTATTTTCCAGATTCTGGGCGATCAGGAGCTTGATTTCAACCTGAGTGGCTTTTACCGATTTCAGGATCTGGAAACGGGTAAAGAGATTGAGTTACAGGCCGATGCAGTTCGGGACACGGTTCGGCAGGCGGCTGCTGATTATTTAGCGAAACTGGACGATGCCCTGCGTATTCCGCACGTTCGACTCATTCGTGTTCGATTGAGTGACCCAATTGGGCGAGTGTTAAGTGCGTTTCTGACCGGGAAGAACTTGTGA